In Ovis canadensis isolate MfBH-ARS-UI-01 breed Bighorn chromosome 3, ARS-UI_OviCan_v2, whole genome shotgun sequence, one DNA window encodes the following:
- the R3HDM2 gene encoding R3H domain-containing protein 2 isoform X30, protein MSNSNTTQETLEIMKESEKKLVEESVNKNKFISKTPSKEEIEKESEDTSLRQETQRRTSNHGHARKRAKSNSKLKLVRSLAVCEESSAPFVDGPLETQDIIQLHISCPSDKEEEKSTKDVSEKEDKDKNKEKVPRRMLSRDSSQEYTDSTGIDLHEFLVNTLKKNPRDRMMLLKLEQEILDFINDNNNQFKKFPQMTSYHRMLLHRVAAYFGMDHNVDQTGKAVIINKTSNTRIPEQRFSEHIKDEKNTEFQQRFILKRDDASMDRDDNQTGQNGYLNDIRGNREGLSRTSSSRQSSTDSELKSLEPRPWSSTDSDGSVRSMRPPVTKASSFSGISILTRGDSIGSSKGGSAGRISRPGMALGAPEVCNQVTSSQSVRGLLPCTAQQQQQQQQLPALPPTPQQQPPLNNHMISQADDLSNPFGQMSLSRQGSTEAADPSSALFQPPLISQHAQQTSFIMASTGQPLPTSNYSTSSHAPPTQQVLPPQGYMQPPQQIQVSYYSPGQYPSSSQQYRPLSHPVAYSPQRGQQLPQPSQQPGLQPMMPNQQQAAYQGMIGVQQPQNQGLLSNQRSGMGGQMQGLVVQYTPLPSYQVPVGNDSQNVVQPPFQQPMLVPASQSVQGALPAGGVPVYYSMIPPAQQNGTSPSVGFLQPPGSEQYQMPQSPSPCSPPQMPQQYSGVSPSGPGVVVMQLNVPNGPQPPQNPPMVQWSHCKYYSMDQRGQKPGDLYSPESSPQASTQMSSSPVTSPTQSPAPSPVTSLSSVCTGLSPLPVLTQFPRPGGPAQGDGRYSLLGQPLQYNLSICPPLLHGQSAYSVHQTDWDARQSILFTWNESYLSNVEGTERIEAWKPEQETSTQICLH, encoded by the exons AGGCGGACATCCAACCATGGTCATGCCAGGAAAAGAGCCAAG tctaATTCCAAGCTGAAATTGGTGCGCAGCCTTGCAGTGTGTGAGGAATCCTCTGCTCCATTTGTTGACGGGCCACTAGAAACCCAG GATATAATTCAATTGCACATCAGCTGCCCCTCTgacaaggaggaagaaaagtCCACAAAGGATGTCTCTGAAAAGGAAGACAaggacaaaaacaaagaaaaggtcCCCAGGAGGATGCTGTCTAGAG ACTCCAGCCAAGAATATACGGACTCCACTGGAATAGACCTACATGAATTTCTTGTAAATACACTGAAAAAGAACCCAAG GGACAGAATGATGCTGCTAAAATTAGAACAGGAGATTCTGGACTTTATTAATGACAACAA CAACCAGTTCAAGAAGTTCCCTCAGATGACCTCATATCACCGGATGCTATTACACCGGGTAGCTGCCTATTTTGGGATGGACCACAATGTAGATCAAACTGGAAAAGCTGTCATCATCAACAAAACCAGTAACACAAGAAT CCCTGAACAGAGATTCTCAGAACATATAAAGGATGAGAAGAATACAGAATTTCAACAGAGATTCATTCTTAAGAGAGATGATGCCAGTATGGACCGAGATGATAACCAG ACTGGCCAGAACGGATATCTAAATGACATCAG GGGGAACCGTGAGGGGCTGAGCCGCACCTCAAGCAGCCGCCAGAGCAGCACAGACAGCGAACTCAAATCCCTGGAGCCACGGCCTTGGAGCAGCACAGACTCCGATGGCTCTGTCCGGAGCATGCGGCCCCCTGTCACCAAAGCCAGCAGCTTCAGTGGAATCTCCATCCTCACCCGGGGTGACAGCATCGGGAGCAGCAAAGGTGGCAGTGCAGGAAGGATCTCCAGGCCAG GTATGGCGCTAGGTGCCCCAGAAGTGTGCAACCAGGTCACCTCATCCCAGTCTGTCCGGGGCCTTCTCCCTTGTACTgcccaacaacagcagcagcagcagcaacttcctGCTCTCCCACCCACGCCTCAACAACAGCCACCCTTGAATAATCACATGATTTCACAG GCAGATGATCTCAGCAACCCCTTTGGACAAATGAGCCTTAGTCGCCAAGGTTCTACTGAAGCAGCTGACCCATCCTCAGCTCTGTTCCAGCCCCCACTTATCTCCCAGCACGCTCAGCAGACTAGCTTCATCATGGCTTCTACAGGGCAGCCCCTCCCTACTTCCAACTATTCCACCTCGAGCCATGCACCACCTACTCAGCAAGTCCTGCCACCACAGGGCTACATGCAGCCCCCTCAACAG ATCCAGGTGTCTTACTATTCCCCTGGACAGTATCCCAGCTCCAGCCAGCAATACCGACCTCTGTCTCACCCGGTGGCCTACAGCCCCCAGCGTGGTCAGCAGCTGCCGCAGCCATCCCAGCAGCCTG GTTTACAGCCCATGATGCCTAACCAGCAGCAAGCGGCTTACCAAGGCATGATTGGGGTCCAGCAGCCACAGAACCAGGGCCTGCTCAGCAACCAGAGGAGCGGCATGGGGGGCCAGATGCAAGGCCTGGTGGTTCAGTACACTCCACTGCCTTCTTACCAA GTCCCAGTGGGTAATGACTCACAAAATGTGGTCCAGCCGCCTTTCCAGCAACCCATGCTGGTCCCTGCAAGCCAATCTGTGCAGGGGGCCCTCCCAGCAGGGGGTGTTCCAGTGTACTACAGCATGATCCCGCCAGCTCAGCAGAACGGTACAAG CCCTTCTGTGGGGTTTCTGCAGCCTCCTGGCTCTGAGCAGTACCAGATGCCTCAGTCTCCCTCTCCCTGCAGTCCACCACAGATGCCACAGCAGTACTCAG GAGTGTCACCTTCTGGACCGGGTGTGGTGGTCATGCAGCTGAATGTCCCTAATGGACCCCAGCCTCCCCAGAACCCGCCCATGGTCCAGTGGAGTCACTGTAAATATTACAGCATGGACCAGCGGGGTCAGAAGCCTGGAGACCTGTACAGTCCTGAGAGTAGCCCCCAG GCCAGCACACAGATGAGCAGCAGCCCTGTCACATCTCCTACTCAATCTCCAGCACCCTCTCCTGTCACCAGCCTCAGCAGCGTCTGCACAGGGCTCAGTCCCCTTCCTGTCCTCACACAGTTCCCCCGGCCTGGAGGTCCTGCACAGG GTGATGGTCGCTACTCCCTCTTGGGCCAGCCGTTACAGTACAATCTGTCCATCTGCCCTCCCCTGCTCCATGGCCAGTCAGCTTACTCGGTGCACCAG ACAGACTGGGATGCAAGGCAGTCAATATTGTTTACCTGGAATGAGAGTTATCTTTCAAATGTTGAAGGGACAGAGCGGATTGAAGCATGGAAACCGGAGCAAGAGACAAGCACTCAAATCTGCCTCCACTGA
- the R3HDM2 gene encoding R3H domain-containing protein 2 isoform X28: MSNSNTTQETLEIMKESEKKLVEESVNKNKFISKTPSKEEIEKESEDTSLRQETQRRTSNHGHARKRAKSNSKLKLVRSLAVCEESSAPFVDGPLETQDIIQLHISCPSDKEEEKSTKDVSEKEDKDKNKEKVPRRMLSRDSSQEYTDSTGIDLHEFLVNTLKKNPRDRMMLLKLEQEILDFINDNNNQFKKFPQMTSYHRMLLHRVAAYFGMDHNVDQTGKAVIINKTSNTRIPEQRFSEHIKDEKNTEFQQRFILKRDDASMDRDDNQIRVPLQDGRRSKSIEEREEEYQRVRERIFARETGQNGYLNDIRLSKEAFSSSSHKRRQIFRGNREGLSRTSSSRQSSTDSELKSLEPRPWSSTDSDGSVRSMRPPVTKASSFSGISILTRGDSIGSSKGGSAGRISRPGMALGAPEVCNQVTSSQSVRGLLPCTAQQQQQQQQLPALPPTPQQQPPLNNHMISQADDLSNPFGQMSLSRQGSTEAADPSSALFQPPLISQHAQQTSFIMASTGQPLPTSNYSTSSHAPPTQQVLPPQGYMQPPQQIQVSYYSPGQYPSSSQQYRPLSHPVAYSPQRGQQLPQPSQQPGLQPMMPNQQQAAYQGMIGVQQPQNQGLLSNQRSGMGGQMQGLVVQYTPLPSYQVPVGNDSQNVVQPPFQQPMLVPASQSVQGALPAGGVPVYYSMIPPAQQNGTSPSVGFLQPPGSEQYQMPQSPSPCSPPQMPQQYSGVSPSGPGVVVMQLNVPNGPQPPQNPPMVQWSHCKYYSMDQRGQKPGDLYSPESSPQASTQMSSSPVTSPTQSPAPSPVTSLSSVCTGLSPLPVLTQFPRPGGPAQGDGRYSLLGQPLQYNLSICPPLLHGQSAYSVHQTDWDARQSILFTWNESYLSNVEGTERIEAWKPEQETSTQICLH; encoded by the exons AGGCGGACATCCAACCATGGTCATGCCAGGAAAAGAGCCAAG tctaATTCCAAGCTGAAATTGGTGCGCAGCCTTGCAGTGTGTGAGGAATCCTCTGCTCCATTTGTTGACGGGCCACTAGAAACCCAG GATATAATTCAATTGCACATCAGCTGCCCCTCTgacaaggaggaagaaaagtCCACAAAGGATGTCTCTGAAAAGGAAGACAaggacaaaaacaaagaaaaggtcCCCAGGAGGATGCTGTCTAGAG ACTCCAGCCAAGAATATACGGACTCCACTGGAATAGACCTACATGAATTTCTTGTAAATACACTGAAAAAGAACCCAAG GGACAGAATGATGCTGCTAAAATTAGAACAGGAGATTCTGGACTTTATTAATGACAACAA CAACCAGTTCAAGAAGTTCCCTCAGATGACCTCATATCACCGGATGCTATTACACCGGGTAGCTGCCTATTTTGGGATGGACCACAATGTAGATCAAACTGGAAAAGCTGTCATCATCAACAAAACCAGTAACACAAGAAT CCCTGAACAGAGATTCTCAGAACATATAAAGGATGAGAAGAATACAGAATTTCAACAGAGATTCATTCTTAAGAGAGATGATGCCAGTATGGACCGAGATGATAACCAG ATCAGAGTTCCATTGCAGGATGGAAGGAGGAGCAAGTCaatagaagagagagaggaggaatatCAAAGGGTCCGAGAGAGAATATTTGCCCGAGAG ACTGGCCAGAACGGATATCTAAATGACATCAG ACTCTCCAAAGAAGCCTTTTCTTCTAGCTCTCACAAGAGAAGGCAGATTTTTAG GGGGAACCGTGAGGGGCTGAGCCGCACCTCAAGCAGCCGCCAGAGCAGCACAGACAGCGAACTCAAATCCCTGGAGCCACGGCCTTGGAGCAGCACAGACTCCGATGGCTCTGTCCGGAGCATGCGGCCCCCTGTCACCAAAGCCAGCAGCTTCAGTGGAATCTCCATCCTCACCCGGGGTGACAGCATCGGGAGCAGCAAAGGTGGCAGTGCAGGAAGGATCTCCAGGCCAG GTATGGCGCTAGGTGCCCCAGAAGTGTGCAACCAGGTCACCTCATCCCAGTCTGTCCGGGGCCTTCTCCCTTGTACTgcccaacaacagcagcagcagcagcaacttcctGCTCTCCCACCCACGCCTCAACAACAGCCACCCTTGAATAATCACATGATTTCACAG GCAGATGATCTCAGCAACCCCTTTGGACAAATGAGCCTTAGTCGCCAAGGTTCTACTGAAGCAGCTGACCCATCCTCAGCTCTGTTCCAGCCCCCACTTATCTCCCAGCACGCTCAGCAGACTAGCTTCATCATGGCTTCTACAGGGCAGCCCCTCCCTACTTCCAACTATTCCACCTCGAGCCATGCACCACCTACTCAGCAAGTCCTGCCACCACAGGGCTACATGCAGCCCCCTCAACAG ATCCAGGTGTCTTACTATTCCCCTGGACAGTATCCCAGCTCCAGCCAGCAATACCGACCTCTGTCTCACCCGGTGGCCTACAGCCCCCAGCGTGGTCAGCAGCTGCCGCAGCCATCCCAGCAGCCTG GTTTACAGCCCATGATGCCTAACCAGCAGCAAGCGGCTTACCAAGGCATGATTGGGGTCCAGCAGCCACAGAACCAGGGCCTGCTCAGCAACCAGAGGAGCGGCATGGGGGGCCAGATGCAAGGCCTGGTGGTTCAGTACACTCCACTGCCTTCTTACCAA GTCCCAGTGGGTAATGACTCACAAAATGTGGTCCAGCCGCCTTTCCAGCAACCCATGCTGGTCCCTGCAAGCCAATCTGTGCAGGGGGCCCTCCCAGCAGGGGGTGTTCCAGTGTACTACAGCATGATCCCGCCAGCTCAGCAGAACGGTACAAG CCCTTCTGTGGGGTTTCTGCAGCCTCCTGGCTCTGAGCAGTACCAGATGCCTCAGTCTCCCTCTCCCTGCAGTCCACCACAGATGCCACAGCAGTACTCAG GAGTGTCACCTTCTGGACCGGGTGTGGTGGTCATGCAGCTGAATGTCCCTAATGGACCCCAGCCTCCCCAGAACCCGCCCATGGTCCAGTGGAGTCACTGTAAATATTACAGCATGGACCAGCGGGGTCAGAAGCCTGGAGACCTGTACAGTCCTGAGAGTAGCCCCCAG GCCAGCACACAGATGAGCAGCAGCCCTGTCACATCTCCTACTCAATCTCCAGCACCCTCTCCTGTCACCAGCCTCAGCAGCGTCTGCACAGGGCTCAGTCCCCTTCCTGTCCTCACACAGTTCCCCCGGCCTGGAGGTCCTGCACAGG GTGATGGTCGCTACTCCCTCTTGGGCCAGCCGTTACAGTACAATCTGTCCATCTGCCCTCCCCTGCTCCATGGCCAGTCAGCTTACTCGGTGCACCAG ACAGACTGGGATGCAAGGCAGTCAATATTGTTTACCTGGAATGAGAGTTATCTTTCAAATGTTGAAGGGACAGAGCGGATTGAAGCATGGAAACCGGAGCAAGAGACAAGCACTCAAATCTGCCTCCACTGA
- the R3HDM2 gene encoding R3H domain-containing protein 2 isoform X18 yields the protein MSNSNTTQETLEIMKESEKKLVEESVNKNKFISKTPSKEEIEKESEDTSLRQETQRRTSNHGHARKRAKSNSKLKLVRSLAVCEESSAPFVDGPLETQDIIQLHISCPSDKEEEKSTKDVSEKEDKDKNKEKVPRRMLSRDSSQEYTDSTGIDLHEFLVNTLKKNPRDRMMLLKLEQEILDFINDNNNQFKKFPQMTSYHRMLLHRVAAYFGMDHNVDQTGKAVIINKTSNTRIPEQRFSEHIKDEKNTEFQQRFILKRDDASMDRDDNQTGQNGYLNDIRGNREGLSRTSSSRQSSTDSELKSLEPRPWSSTDSDGSVRSMRPPVTKASSFSGISILTRGDSIGSSKGGSAGRISRPGMALGAPEVCNQVTSSQSVRGLLPCTAQQQQQQQQLPALPPTPQQQPPLNNHMISQPVPALQPSPQPVQFSPGSCPQVLLPVSPPQQYNMADDLSNPFGQMSLSRQGSTEAADPSSALFQPPLISQHAQQTSFIMASTGQPLPTSNYSTSSHAPPTQQVLPPQGYMQPPQQIQVSYYSPGQYPSSSQQYRPLSHPVAYSPQRGQQLPQPSQQPGLQPMMPNQQQAAYQGMIGVQQPQNQGLLSNQRSGMGGQMQGLVVQYTPLPSYQVPVGNDSQNVVQPPFQQPMLVPASQSVQGALPAGGVPVYYSMIPPAQQNGTSPSVGFLQPPGSEQYQMPQSPSPCSPPQMPQQYSGVSPSGPGVVVMQLNVPNGPQPPQNPPMVQWSHCKYYSMDQRGQKPGDLYSPESSPQASTQMSSSPVTSPTQSPAPSPVTSLSSVCTGLSPLPVLTQFPRPGGPAQGDGRYSLLGQPLQYNLSICPPLLHGQSAYSVHQGQSGLKHGNRSKRQALKSASTDLGTTDVVLGRVLEVTDLPEGITRTEADKLFTQLAMSGAKIQWLKDAQGLPGGGGGDNGGTAENGRHSDLAALYTIVAVFPSPLAAQNASLRLNNSVSRFKLRVAKKNYDLRILERASSQ from the exons AGGCGGACATCCAACCATGGTCATGCCAGGAAAAGAGCCAAG tctaATTCCAAGCTGAAATTGGTGCGCAGCCTTGCAGTGTGTGAGGAATCCTCTGCTCCATTTGTTGACGGGCCACTAGAAACCCAG GATATAATTCAATTGCACATCAGCTGCCCCTCTgacaaggaggaagaaaagtCCACAAAGGATGTCTCTGAAAAGGAAGACAaggacaaaaacaaagaaaaggtcCCCAGGAGGATGCTGTCTAGAG ACTCCAGCCAAGAATATACGGACTCCACTGGAATAGACCTACATGAATTTCTTGTAAATACACTGAAAAAGAACCCAAG GGACAGAATGATGCTGCTAAAATTAGAACAGGAGATTCTGGACTTTATTAATGACAACAA CAACCAGTTCAAGAAGTTCCCTCAGATGACCTCATATCACCGGATGCTATTACACCGGGTAGCTGCCTATTTTGGGATGGACCACAATGTAGATCAAACTGGAAAAGCTGTCATCATCAACAAAACCAGTAACACAAGAAT CCCTGAACAGAGATTCTCAGAACATATAAAGGATGAGAAGAATACAGAATTTCAACAGAGATTCATTCTTAAGAGAGATGATGCCAGTATGGACCGAGATGATAACCAG ACTGGCCAGAACGGATATCTAAATGACATCAG GGGGAACCGTGAGGGGCTGAGCCGCACCTCAAGCAGCCGCCAGAGCAGCACAGACAGCGAACTCAAATCCCTGGAGCCACGGCCTTGGAGCAGCACAGACTCCGATGGCTCTGTCCGGAGCATGCGGCCCCCTGTCACCAAAGCCAGCAGCTTCAGTGGAATCTCCATCCTCACCCGGGGTGACAGCATCGGGAGCAGCAAAGGTGGCAGTGCAGGAAGGATCTCCAGGCCAG GTATGGCGCTAGGTGCCCCAGAAGTGTGCAACCAGGTCACCTCATCCCAGTCTGTCCGGGGCCTTCTCCCTTGTACTgcccaacaacagcagcagcagcagcaacttcctGCTCTCCCACCCACGCCTCAACAACAGCCACCCTTGAATAATCACATGATTTCACAG CCAGTCCCGGCTCTGCAGCCCTCTCCACAGCCTGTTCAGTTCTCTCCAGGCTCCTGTCCCCAAGTACTTCTGCCAGTCTCTCCGCCCCAGCAGTACAACATG GCAGATGATCTCAGCAACCCCTTTGGACAAATGAGCCTTAGTCGCCAAGGTTCTACTGAAGCAGCTGACCCATCCTCAGCTCTGTTCCAGCCCCCACTTATCTCCCAGCACGCTCAGCAGACTAGCTTCATCATGGCTTCTACAGGGCAGCCCCTCCCTACTTCCAACTATTCCACCTCGAGCCATGCACCACCTACTCAGCAAGTCCTGCCACCACAGGGCTACATGCAGCCCCCTCAACAG ATCCAGGTGTCTTACTATTCCCCTGGACAGTATCCCAGCTCCAGCCAGCAATACCGACCTCTGTCTCACCCGGTGGCCTACAGCCCCCAGCGTGGTCAGCAGCTGCCGCAGCCATCCCAGCAGCCTG GTTTACAGCCCATGATGCCTAACCAGCAGCAAGCGGCTTACCAAGGCATGATTGGGGTCCAGCAGCCACAGAACCAGGGCCTGCTCAGCAACCAGAGGAGCGGCATGGGGGGCCAGATGCAAGGCCTGGTGGTTCAGTACACTCCACTGCCTTCTTACCAA GTCCCAGTGGGTAATGACTCACAAAATGTGGTCCAGCCGCCTTTCCAGCAACCCATGCTGGTCCCTGCAAGCCAATCTGTGCAGGGGGCCCTCCCAGCAGGGGGTGTTCCAGTGTACTACAGCATGATCCCGCCAGCTCAGCAGAACGGTACAAG CCCTTCTGTGGGGTTTCTGCAGCCTCCTGGCTCTGAGCAGTACCAGATGCCTCAGTCTCCCTCTCCCTGCAGTCCACCACAGATGCCACAGCAGTACTCAG GAGTGTCACCTTCTGGACCGGGTGTGGTGGTCATGCAGCTGAATGTCCCTAATGGACCCCAGCCTCCCCAGAACCCGCCCATGGTCCAGTGGAGTCACTGTAAATATTACAGCATGGACCAGCGGGGTCAGAAGCCTGGAGACCTGTACAGTCCTGAGAGTAGCCCCCAG GCCAGCACACAGATGAGCAGCAGCCCTGTCACATCTCCTACTCAATCTCCAGCACCCTCTCCTGTCACCAGCCTCAGCAGCGTCTGCACAGGGCTCAGTCCCCTTCCTGTCCTCACACAGTTCCCCCGGCCTGGAGGTCCTGCACAGG GTGATGGTCGCTACTCCCTCTTGGGCCAGCCGTTACAGTACAATCTGTCCATCTGCCCTCCCCTGCTCCATGGCCAGTCAGCTTACTCGGTGCACCAG GGACAGAGCGGATTGAAGCATGGAAACCGGAGCAAGAGACAAGCACTCAAATCTGCCTCCACTGACCTGGGGACAACAGACGTTG tTCTGGGACGGGTACTGGAGGTGACAGATCTCCCGGAGGGCATCACCCGTACCGAGGCAGACAAACTCTTCACTCAGCTTGCCATGTCCGGCGCCAAGATCCAGTGGCTCAAGGATgctcaggggctgcctggtgggggtgggggggacaacGGTGGGACTGCTGAGAACGGCCGCCACTCGGACCTCGCTGCCTTGTACACCATCGTGGCTGTGTTCCCCAGCCCCCTGGCTGCTCAGAATGCCTCCCTTCGCCTCAACAACTCCGTGAGTCGCTTCAAACTTCGAGTGGCCAAAAAGAACTATGACCTGAGGATCCTGGAGCGAGCCAGCTCCCAAtaa
- the R3HDM2 gene encoding R3H domain-containing protein 2 isoform X21 gives MSNSNTTQETLEIMKESEKKLVEESVNKNKFISKTPSKEEIEKESEDTSLRQETQRRTSNHGHARKRAKSNSKLKLVRSLAVCEESSAPFVDGPLETQDIIQLHISCPSDKEEEKSTKDVSEKEDKDKNKEKVPRRMLSRDSSQEYTDSTGIDLHEFLVNTLKKNPRDRMMLLKLEQEILDFINDNNNQFKKFPQMTSYHRMLLHRVAAYFGMDHNVDQTGKAVIINKTSNTRIPEQRFSEHIKDEKNTEFQQRFILKRDDASMDRDDNQIRVPLQDGRRSKSIEEREEEYQRVRERIFARETGQNGYLNDIRLSKEAFSSSSHKRRQIFRGNREGLSRTSSSRQSSTDSELKSLEPRPWSSTDSDGSVRSMRPPVTKASSFSGISILTRGDSIGSSKGGSAGRISRPGMALGAPEVCNQVTSSQSVRGLLPCTAQQQQQQQQLPALPPTPQQQPPLNNHMISQGSRSYDWRADEPVPALQPSPQPVQFSPGSCPQVLLPVSPPQQYNMADDLSNPFGQMSLSRQGSTEAADPSSALFQPPLISQHAQQTSFIMASTGQPLPTSNYSTSSHAPPTQQVLPPQGYMQPPQQIQVSYYSPGQYPSSSQQYRPLSHPVAYSPQRGQQLPQPSQQPGLQPMMPNQQQAAYQGMIGVQQPQNQGLLSNQRSGMGGQMQGLVVQYTPLPSYQVPVGNDSQNVVQPPFQQPMLVPASQSVQGALPAGGVPVYYSMIPPAQQNGTSPSVGFLQPPGSEQYQMPQSPSPCSPPQMPQQYSGLSWEDAHGHEMAVKPMHRLSTHSDTAAWPERGVSPSGPGVVVMQLNVPNGPQPPQNPPMVQWSHCKYYSMDQRGQKPGDLYSPESSPQASTQMSSSPVTSPTQSPAPSPVTSLSSVCTGLSPLPVLTQFPRPGGPAQGDGRYSLLGQPLQYNLSICPPLLHGQSAYSVHQTDWDARQSILFTWNESYLSNVEGTERIEAWKPEQETSTQICLH, from the exons AGGCGGACATCCAACCATGGTCATGCCAGGAAAAGAGCCAAG tctaATTCCAAGCTGAAATTGGTGCGCAGCCTTGCAGTGTGTGAGGAATCCTCTGCTCCATTTGTTGACGGGCCACTAGAAACCCAG GATATAATTCAATTGCACATCAGCTGCCCCTCTgacaaggaggaagaaaagtCCACAAAGGATGTCTCTGAAAAGGAAGACAaggacaaaaacaaagaaaaggtcCCCAGGAGGATGCTGTCTAGAG ACTCCAGCCAAGAATATACGGACTCCACTGGAATAGACCTACATGAATTTCTTGTAAATACACTGAAAAAGAACCCAAG GGACAGAATGATGCTGCTAAAATTAGAACAGGAGATTCTGGACTTTATTAATGACAACAA CAACCAGTTCAAGAAGTTCCCTCAGATGACCTCATATCACCGGATGCTATTACACCGGGTAGCTGCCTATTTTGGGATGGACCACAATGTAGATCAAACTGGAAAAGCTGTCATCATCAACAAAACCAGTAACACAAGAAT CCCTGAACAGAGATTCTCAGAACATATAAAGGATGAGAAGAATACAGAATTTCAACAGAGATTCATTCTTAAGAGAGATGATGCCAGTATGGACCGAGATGATAACCAG ATCAGAGTTCCATTGCAGGATGGAAGGAGGAGCAAGTCaatagaagagagagaggaggaatatCAAAGGGTCCGAGAGAGAATATTTGCCCGAGAG ACTGGCCAGAACGGATATCTAAATGACATCAG ACTCTCCAAAGAAGCCTTTTCTTCTAGCTCTCACAAGAGAAGGCAGATTTTTAG GGGGAACCGTGAGGGGCTGAGCCGCACCTCAAGCAGCCGCCAGAGCAGCACAGACAGCGAACTCAAATCCCTGGAGCCACGGCCTTGGAGCAGCACAGACTCCGATGGCTCTGTCCGGAGCATGCGGCCCCCTGTCACCAAAGCCAGCAGCTTCAGTGGAATCTCCATCCTCACCCGGGGTGACAGCATCGGGAGCAGCAAAGGTGGCAGTGCAGGAAGGATCTCCAGGCCAG GTATGGCGCTAGGTGCCCCAGAAGTGTGCAACCAGGTCACCTCATCCCAGTCTGTCCGGGGCCTTCTCCCTTGTACTgcccaacaacagcagcagcagcagcaacttcctGCTCTCCCACCCACGCCTCAACAACAGCCACCCTTGAATAATCACATGATTTCACAG GGCTCCAGAAGCTATGACTGGAGAGCTGATGAG CCAGTCCCGGCTCTGCAGCCCTCTCCACAGCCTGTTCAGTTCTCTCCAGGCTCCTGTCCCCAAGTACTTCTGCCAGTCTCTCCGCCCCAGCAGTACAACATG GCAGATGATCTCAGCAACCCCTTTGGACAAATGAGCCTTAGTCGCCAAGGTTCTACTGAAGCAGCTGACCCATCCTCAGCTCTGTTCCAGCCCCCACTTATCTCCCAGCACGCTCAGCAGACTAGCTTCATCATGGCTTCTACAGGGCAGCCCCTCCCTACTTCCAACTATTCCACCTCGAGCCATGCACCACCTACTCAGCAAGTCCTGCCACCACAGGGCTACATGCAGCCCCCTCAACAG ATCCAGGTGTCTTACTATTCCCCTGGACAGTATCCCAGCTCCAGCCAGCAATACCGACCTCTGTCTCACCCGGTGGCCTACAGCCCCCAGCGTGGTCAGCAGCTGCCGCAGCCATCCCAGCAGCCTG GTTTACAGCCCATGATGCCTAACCAGCAGCAAGCGGCTTACCAAGGCATGATTGGGGTCCAGCAGCCACAGAACCAGGGCCTGCTCAGCAACCAGAGGAGCGGCATGGGGGGCCAGATGCAAGGCCTGGTGGTTCAGTACACTCCACTGCCTTCTTACCAA GTCCCAGTGGGTAATGACTCACAAAATGTGGTCCAGCCGCCTTTCCAGCAACCCATGCTGGTCCCTGCAAGCCAATCTGTGCAGGGGGCCCTCCCAGCAGGGGGTGTTCCAGTGTACTACAGCATGATCCCGCCAGCTCAGCAGAACGGTACAAG CCCTTCTGTGGGGTTTCTGCAGCCTCCTGGCTCTGAGCAGTACCAGATGCCTCAGTCTCCCTCTCCCTGCAGTCCACCACAGATGCCACAGCAGTACTCAG GCTTGTCTTGGGAAGATGCACATGGACATGAAATGGCAGTGAAACCTATGCACAGACTCTCAACTCACAGTGACACAGCAGCGTGGCCAGAGCGAG GAGTGTCACCTTCTGGACCGGGTGTGGTGGTCATGCAGCTGAATGTCCCTAATGGACCCCAGCCTCCCCAGAACCCGCCCATGGTCCAGTGGAGTCACTGTAAATATTACAGCATGGACCAGCGGGGTCAGAAGCCTGGAGACCTGTACAGTCCTGAGAGTAGCCCCCAG GCCAGCACACAGATGAGCAGCAGCCCTGTCACATCTCCTACTCAATCTCCAGCACCCTCTCCTGTCACCAGCCTCAGCAGCGTCTGCACAGGGCTCAGTCCCCTTCCTGTCCTCACACAGTTCCCCCGGCCTGGAGGTCCTGCACAGG GTGATGGTCGCTACTCCCTCTTGGGCCAGCCGTTACAGTACAATCTGTCCATCTGCCCTCCCCTGCTCCATGGCCAGTCAGCTTACTCGGTGCACCAG ACAGACTGGGATGCAAGGCAGTCAATATTGTTTACCTGGAATGAGAGTTATCTTTCAAATGTTGAAGGGACAGAGCGGATTGAAGCATGGAAACCGGAGCAAGAGACAAGCACTCAAATCTGCCTCCACTGA